DNA from Desulfarculus baarsii DSM 2075:
AGTGCTCCAGCGCCTGGCCCACCAGGGCGCTGCCCACGCCGCCGCCCATGTGGTCGGGCCGCACGCCGATCACCTCGATCCAGCCGGTGAGTTCGGCCCCGAAACCGCCGGCCTTGACCTCGACCAGGATGAAGCCCAGCACCAGGCCGTCGTCCTCGGCCACGAAAGCCGAACGCTCCGCGCCGCCCACGTGGTTGGCCAGCATGCGCCGCCAGGCCTCGCCCGGCTCGCGACGCAGAATCTGCCGTTGAATCTCGACCACGCCGGCCAAGTCTTCGTTAGTCATCTGACGCAGCTTCACGTGAACCTTCCCGCTGGTGTTCAGTCGATCCGGATGATCTTGACGTTTTTGCCGATCCACTCCGGCGGCAGATAGACCCGCCCCGAGTTGCCGCTGGGCTTGACCGTCTTTTCGATCATCTCCTCGCCATAGACCTCGAACTTGGCCTGCGGTCGCGGCGCGGACGATCCGGCTGCTGGTTGCTTGTCTTGCGGCATCTGCCCCCTGCCCCCTTGGCGTTGGTTGTTTCGGGCCCGGCTGATTGGCGGCGCCTGTTCCTTATTTATCAGAAATCGTCGCGCCGCGCCGCTTTGCCGTGTCCGGGCCGCTTCTTGGCTATAATATAACTATTATATAGCCAGCAACCGTCACCCCGTCCACCGCCGATCCAAGTCACTTGCGCAATCGCCACGAGCTTACTAAGATTGCCCTCGTCAAGGCAAGCCCCGGACATGACCTCCCCCCAAACGGCGAGGCGGCATGATGCATTTCGAGCAGGCGTTCATCGGCGGGCTGCGCCCCCATCCCGAGCATCAACGGCTTTTTGTGCCGCTGAGCGACGACGAGCTGACCGAGTTGGCCCGACGCATGGCCGATGGCGGCCGTTTTCAGCCGCTATTGATCACCGATGACGGTCTTATTTTGGCCGGCGTGGAGCATTGGCTGGCCGCGACCCGGCTGGGCTGGCGCGAGATCAGCGTCATCCGCGCGCCGCGCCTGCGGCCGGTGGAGCTGCGCGCGCTGATGGTGGCCGAAAACATTCGCTCGCTGGATGTGCGCGACGAGCATCTCTGGCGGGGGATGAACAATTTCTTTGACATGGAGCCGCTGCGGCCGCCGGGCGGCTGGTGAAGCATCGCCCGCCGCCGGTCGGGCGGTTGAGCTTTTCAGCCTAGATGGGCTGGCACGACTCCACCTGCAACACGGGTTTGCGGCCCATTTCGTCGGCCAGCAGCCCGTTTATCTCCACCTGGCCGCCCACGTGGCGCTCCAGATCCTCGCCGCGCACGGGGTAGGAGCAATAGGGCGTGCGGATCAAGAGTCCGTCGCCCACGGCGGTGAGCACCCCGCGCAACGTGGCCGAAATCCGCACCTGGCGCTTTTGGCGCATGATTTTCTCCTCGGCTGGCAACTTGCTGACGACGCCGGGCGGCCGGCTTGGCCACCCCGCTCGGCCCATTATTTAGCGGGCCAATGTTGCGCCGCCGGCGCGGCGGCATGACATTTCGGCGTCATCGCGGGATGTTGGCCAAGGGGCGTTCGGCCACGTGGACCCAGGCCACGCCGGCGGTCAGGGCGTGGGAGCGGGCGGCGATCAGGCCGGCGGCGGCCATTTCGCCCCGAAATTCGGCCGGGCTGGGAAACTCCATGATCGTCTCGGCCAGATAGCGATAGCTGGCCTCGTCGCCCGAGATCAGCCCGCCGACGCGCGGCAGCAGATGGCGCAGATAACGCAGATAGACCCGCCGCACCCAGGCGCTCTGGGGCGTGGTGAACTCCAGGATGTAGACCCGCCCGCCAGGGACCAGCACCCGCCCCATCTCGGCCATGGCCTGCCGGCGATCGGGGATGTTGCGCACGCCAAAGGCGCAGGTCACGGCGTCGAAGCTCTGGTCGGCAAAGGGCAACAGCGTGCCATCGCCGGCCAAAAGCGCCACCCTGGCCCCGCTGGCGGCGCACTTGCGCCGGGCCGGGCCCAGCATGGCCGGAGTCAGGTCCAGGCCCACCACCAGCGGTCGCTCGGGCCGTTTGGCCACGGCCAGGGCCAGGTCGCCGGTGCCGGTGGCCACGTCGAGCACGCGGCCGGTGGGCCCCAGGCGCAGGGCCCGGGCCACGAAACGCCGCCAGCGGATGTCCTCACCCAGGCTAAGCACGTGGTTTAGCAGATCATAGACCGGGGCCACGCGGCTGAAGATGCCCTTGACCTGTTTGATCTGGGCGGACGGGTCTCTCATTTTTCCACCACCAAGCTGGCGATGAAGCGCGGATCGACCTTGCTGGCGTCGACGGCGGCCAAATCGCGTTGGATGCGCCCCAACACGCCGCGCAGCAACTGCCCGGCCATCTCGGCCTTGGCCGGATCGGCCAGGGCCTCCACCGACTCGGCGGCCCGCCGCTCGCGCCACTGGGCCAGGCCCCGTTGCAGGGCGGCCACGGCCCGGGGGGCCAGCGCGGCCGGGATGGGCCACAGGCCGCTCAAGCCCAGTTCGCCGCGCGCCAAAAACGTGCCGACAACGGCGGTGAGCTTGAGCTCCAGCGGTTGGTGGCCCCTGGCCAGTTCGGGGCTGAGTTGGGCCAGTTGGTCGATCGCCACGCCCATCAAACCCAGCAACTCGCCCCAGAACTCGGCCAGATCCAGGCCGCGGCGGGCGTGCTCCAGGTCGGCCTGATCGCGAAAACCGCGATATTCGCGGCCATCGCCCATCAGTTGATCATAGCAGCGGGGGTGCGGGAAGAGCAGCCCGGCCAGCCAACGATCCAAGGGCTCGTCGAGGATATGCAGGCCGCCGGGGGCCTGGGCCAGCCAGCCCTCGTTGACCAGGCGCCAAGCGCGGGCGTTGAGTTGGCGGATGGCCTGGGCCCCTTGCCGGGCCAGGGCGGCCAAGCCCAGGCGTTCGAGGATCTGCCCGGCCACGGACCGGTCGCCGTCGGACAACAGCTCCAGGCCCAGGTTGACCAGGCCCACGGCCTCACGGCCGGCCCTGGCCACGGCTTCCAGATCGGTGGGATCGACGTCCAGGGCCATCACCCCGCAGTTGGCCACGTAGGCCAGCTCGGCCCGCAGGCGGTCGCGCGCGCCCTGGGGCAGGGCGCGGGCCAGGGCCGGCAGGGCGTGATCACGGGGCAGCAGGTTGAGCGCCGCGTCGGAGCGCGGCGGCGCATCGGCCAGAAAGCCCGTCTCGCCCTTGGTGGGCAGGGCGCGCCAAGCGGCCTCCTTGGGCGGCGGCGCGGCCCATAGCTCCAGGGCCTCGGCGCGGCTGGGCATGCCCAGGTCGGCCAGACGGCCGGCGCGCAGGATCAGGGCGTCCTCGGCCATGCCGATGGCCGACTCCCAGAGCATGGCCTCCAGGATTTGCGTGTAGCGATCGGGCGTCTGGCTCTTGAGCACCACCAAGACCTGGCTGGCGTAGTCTTGCATGTCCTTTTGGCGAAACTCGATGAAATAGACGCCATCGAGCGTGAAGCCGGGCAGATCGTCGGGCGGCTCCTGCTCGTCGTGGCTGGTCAAAAACTTGACCACCCGGAACCAATGGGCGAACAACAGCGCCAGCACCTCGACGTCGGTCTGCGCCAGCCAGCGGGCGATGCGCTCGGCCCCGGCCTCGACGATGGCCGGCAGCCAGAGCTGATAGCGCTGGGGCCAGAGGCGCTCGCCTTGCCAGCCGGTGATGTCGAGCAGATAGGCCAGTTGATCGTCGGTGCTGGCGGCGACGAGGGCGTCGGCGGCGTCTGGGCCCACGTCCAGGGTGGTGGCCAGAAACTCGTCGGGCGGCAGTTGGCGCACCAGCGTATCGGCGTCCTGGGCCAGGACGATCAGGCGCAGGCGCTCGGAGCCCTGGCAGGCCAACACGGCGCGCAGGCGCTCGGCGCGGCTCAGGCCGTGCCAAAACGCCTCGGCCCGACGCGGGTCGCGGGCCTCCAGGCCCAGGATTTCGCGGGGATTTTCCAGCAAACGCTGGACGTTGGCCTGATCATTCATCGGCGCTCTCCCGGCCGCAGACGCCGCAACGCCGGCAGGTCGACGGCTGGCATGGCGGGGATTGTTTTTCCTCGAACGCCCGCTGGCGCTCGGACCAAAGATAATCGGCCTGGATGCCGTGGTCAATGAAGCTCCAGGGCAAAAGCTCCTGGCGCCGACGGGCGCGGCCGGCGTAAAAATCAGGGTCGACGCCGGCGCTTTTGTAGGCGGCCTCGGGGTTCTGGCCGGCGGCCAGGGCCAGGATCAGCCCGTCCAGGCGACGGTCGCCTCGGGCCAGGACGGCTTGCAGGCGGGCGTACTTGGGCGTCTCGTGGGCCAGTTTGACGTTGGCCAGGCCAGAGAGCCCGCCGGCGACGAGCTTGAGCCGGCGCTTGATCTCGGCCACCGGGGCCATGGGCTCCCACTGAAAGGGCGTCCAGGGCTTGGGCACGAAAGCGCTGACGCTGGCGGTGATCTGGCCCAGATGGCCTCGCCCCCGCGAGTGGCTGACGAATTGTTGCCGCACCTGGGCGGTCAGCTTGGCGATGGCCAAAACGTCGTCGTCGGTCTCGCCGGGCAGGCCCACCATGAAATA
Protein-coding regions in this window:
- a CDS encoding GNAT family N-acetyltransferase; this translates as MKLRQMTNEDLAGVVEIQRQILRREPGEAWRRMLANHVGGAERSAFVAEDDGLVLGFILVEVKAGGFGAELTGWIEVIGVRPDHMGGGVGSALVGQALEHFAAAGVADVCTAVRWDSGDLLAFFKNLGFDRSPFINLQKNSG
- a CDS encoding DUF2080 family transposase-associated protein; its protein translation is MPQDKQPAAGSSAPRPQAKFEVYGEEMIEKTVKPSGNSGRVYLPPEWIGKNVKIIRID
- a CDS encoding ParB N-terminal domain-containing protein — encoded protein: MMHFEQAFIGGLRPHPEHQRLFVPLSDDELTELARRMADGGRFQPLLITDDGLILAGVEHWLAATRLGWREISVIRAPRLRPVELRALMVAENIRSLDVRDEHLWRGMNNFFDMEPLRPPGGW
- a CDS encoding ubiquinone/menaquinone biosynthesis methyltransferase — its product is MRDPSAQIKQVKGIFSRVAPVYDLLNHVLSLGEDIRWRRFVARALRLGPTGRVLDVATGTGDLALAVAKRPERPLVVGLDLTPAMLGPARRKCAASGARVALLAGDGTLLPFADQSFDAVTCAFGVRNIPDRRQAMAEMGRVLVPGGRVYILEFTTPQSAWVRRVYLRYLRHLLPRVGGLISGDEASYRYLAETIMEFPSPAEFRGEMAAAGLIAARSHALTAGVAWVHVAERPLANIPR
- a CDS encoding DUF6178 family protein, with product MNDQANVQRLLENPREILGLEARDPRRAEAFWHGLSRAERLRAVLACQGSERLRLIVLAQDADTLVRQLPPDEFLATTLDVGPDAADALVAASTDDQLAYLLDITGWQGERLWPQRYQLWLPAIVEAGAERIARWLAQTDVEVLALLFAHWFRVVKFLTSHDEQEPPDDLPGFTLDGVYFIEFRQKDMQDYASQVLVVLKSQTPDRYTQILEAMLWESAIGMAEDALILRAGRLADLGMPSRAEALELWAAPPPKEAAWRALPTKGETGFLADAPPRSDAALNLLPRDHALPALARALPQGARDRLRAELAYVANCGVMALDVDPTDLEAVARAGREAVGLVNLGLELLSDGDRSVAGQILERLGLAALARQGAQAIRQLNARAWRLVNEGWLAQAPGGLHILDEPLDRWLAGLLFPHPRCYDQLMGDGREYRGFRDQADLEHARRGLDLAEFWGELLGLMGVAIDQLAQLSPELARGHQPLELKLTAVVGTFLARGELGLSGLWPIPAALAPRAVAALQRGLAQWRERRAAESVEALADPAKAEMAGQLLRGVLGRIQRDLAAVDASKVDPRFIASLVVEK